Genomic window (Candidatus Nitrosocosmicus franklandus):
TGAACAATTTGGTATAGAAGATCCACGATTGTCTAAAATAGAAGACAAGACTTATGTGACCTACGTAGTATTGTCTCAACATGTCAAGGCAGGACCAGCTGTATCAACTGCTTTGGCAGCAGTAAACAAAGATTATTCGCACTTTGAAAGATTGGGTATAATTACAAGCAAAGAAATGGATAACAAAGATGTAGTTCTTTTCCCTGAGAAGCTTCCTTCTAAATTGAATAAAGGAGGAAAATCATTTTTTAGTTTACACAGACCCAGTTCCTGGGTTGGCAAAGCATATGGGGTTGATAGCCCCAGCATATGGCTTGGTGAATCTTCTCAGTTAACTACGGTAGAAGAACATACTTTACTTATGAAACCGGAGTTTGAATGGGAGCAATTAAAGATAGGTGCTGGACCTCCGCCTCTAAAGACAAAATATGGTTGGTTAGTAATATACCATGGAGTTAGTTTAGATAGAATATATAGTGCTGGCGCTGCAATCTTGGACTTGAATAATCCAGCTAAAATAGTTTGTAGATGCAATAAGCCAATCTTGACTCCAACTACAGAATATGAAAAGTCAGGAGATGTTGATAACGTAGTTTTTCCCACAGGGTTATGCAATATCGACGGAGAATTGTTCCTTTATTACGGAGGTGCAGATAAAGTCTGTTGTCTAGCAACTGCTGAACTCGACGATCTAATACAATACATTTTTCAGAATAATGAAATATAGACTAAAAACATGGTCGATAGAAACAAGCTAACAAGTAGCTATTATAATAGTATGTATGTAAACATGGGATCAAAAAAAGCAGATATAAAACACAGTTACATTATCAGGATTAAATTCCTCATTGTCATCGTTATCAACTGGTTTGCATTTCCTCAAAAAAGACTACAATGTTGTTGAATTTTTAATATATATATGCAGTTATCCTATGAAGGATTATTTGAATACCTACTTTATTATCAATAGATCAATAGGATATTTTACAATTTGCTCTTTCTTACAATTTAGAAGGAACAACAATAATGAAAGATTTTAGAAAAAATGTACAATGTATATATAGAAAATTTTGATAAATATCATCATGGCTACACTCAAGCCTAGTATTTTAGTACCTTATGATGCAACTGAACTCTCCATAAAAGCACTAGATAAGGCCGTTGAAATTGCTACAAATATGAATTACACCATTCTTCTTTTATACATTATCGATGATGCCAGCTTTTGTCCCTCAAAAATGGAAAAATTTATTTCAAATCAAAAAGACTTTGAGAAAGCTAAAAAGTATTTTGTAAAATCTATTAGAGAGGGCGCGGATAAACACTTGTTTCAGCTTGTCAACAAGATTAAGGAAAAAAATAAAACGAAAGAAAAAGAATCGTTTATCAAATATATTATCAGAGTAGGGCACCCGGCAGATGAAATCCTTTCGGTTTCCAAGGATCCAAACATACGTTTGATAGTAATGGGTACCAGTGGATCATTGAAAAAACGGCACAATAGAAGAGGGGTAGGAAGTATATCTAGATGGATCTCTGAGGTAGCATCTTGTCCTGTCGTTTTGATGCGCTAATAAATCTCAATCATACTATTATACTATCGAAATAAAATTCGATAATTCAATTACAAATAAAAAAATAGATATTGTTTATTGGATATAAAAAGATGAATTATAAATCTATACTTCGTATATTTCTAGACACAAATGAGCGTGGATGCCTATTTGAAACCGAAAGTGCTAATGGTTTCTACTGAATATCCTCCAATTACAGGTGGCGTTGGAAGATATACAAGTAATTTAGTTAAAGCACTAAAAGAAATAGGAGTGGAAGTATATGTATTATGCAATGAGAAAGGAAATGGAGATTTTTTTGGACTTGAGCCATTAAATGAGAACAATTCGCAAGTAATATTGGATGTTGTCAATGCAATAAAACCAGACATAGTACATATTCAATTAGAGCATGGTCTATATGGCTTTAAACAGGTATTTAAAAAGAATTCAAATAAACCCATTACAAATATAGAGGACTTTTACGAAAAATGTCCCATTCCTATAGTAACCACATTCCATTCTGCATATCCATTTAAACAATGGTTAAGAATATCAAAACTCTTGTATCGCCAACAAAATGATATATTAAATACAAAATCTATCAATCCTATAGACAAAATCAAAGAATATTGGAAAGCTTTGTCAACTTATTATGTATTCAATAAGGCCAATAAAATAAAGCTTAAAAAAAGCAATGCCAATATTGTGTTTTCGGAATACTTGGCTAATTTGATATCTGATGGCGAAATTAGCACTGTTGATACCACCAATTCGGATCTAGAAAAAAACAAAATATTTGTCATTTACCATGGAGCTGAGCCTATTTTATCTGTCCCTCCTGAAAAGATTCAGGCTAGAAGAAAATTTAGTTTGCCCATAGATAGAAAAATAGGATTACTTTTTGGTTTTGCAACAAATACCAAGGGTTGGGATATATTGAACAAGCTTAACATACCAAATAATTGGACAATAGTCATTAATCAATCAAAAAACCTATATGGGTCAGGCAAGTCGACACCGATAAGAATACTGGATGATCCAGATTCCAAAATCAAACAGGATTCTAACAACAAGGATCAGAAAATCATCAATCTAAATCAGGGTTTTTTGAGTGATAATGATCTCTCTACTCTGTTTTATTCTTGTGACATTGCTATCCTCCCATATACCGTAACTTCAGGTTCGGGAGTTCTTTTCGATGCCCTAGCCCACGGTTTACCGTTTGTCGCTACTAATTTAGGTTTTTTCAAGGAGTTTGAGAAGAAGGGTCTTGGAATAACAGTCAAAAGAAAACCTTACGAATTTGAACGCGCCATTAAGAAATTGGAAGCCAACTATTCTGATTATGTTCGAAAAGTCGAAGAGTTTAAATCGGAATTAAAGTGGACCAATATCGCACGCCAACATTTAAAAATATATATCAAATCAATGTCAGAAGGAAAAAAAAGTACAGCCTTATAATAATATCGTATCTACCTCATGTTGTTCAAAAATAATCTAACCATGATTAGCTTAAGCAGAGAGCAAGCAAGGTGTTCCTAAGCAACTAAATAAATTTTATCAATGTGAGCAAAAGTTTCGTTTCCATTAGTCAAGTTAATTGCATATTCAAAATCAATTTGTTTCTGCCTTTACCTAATTTATTAATTAGTCTCTAATTACAAAAAATAATTGTGTGTATCTATATGATGTATTTGACTTATAGTATATGCATATGTGCTAAATACAATAGTTTGAATCAACTAAAGCACAGTAAATTACTTGCTTGCTTCTTGTATTATATCTTCTACTTGATAAACTATCTGGCGACAATTAACTAGAAAAATAGGTGCGACTATCGGAACTTTTCATCTAGTTTTTTCATTCTTGCCTCATAGCCTTTGTTGTATTCCAATTCGTCTGGAACCAAAGTTGCCGGGTGAATAAATCCTTGGTTTCTAATGATCATCGCACGCTCAGCAGCCCAAAATCTTTGTAGATCCCAGTCAACAGTTCCAAATCCGTCATGGGGTCCTACTAATTTGCCATTGTGCATACTAAATACGAGACACGAAACAATCGGAATAGCATAGTTAATACTGGCTGGCGAATTCAACTTTACAGGCATGAGAGGCATATGATGACTCCCCCTCGTGTTACCCGCGACGTAGTGTGGATTATTAAACGCACTCCCTGCTTCCTCAGTGGCTGGAAAGTTCTTTTGGGTTCTTACAATAGAAATTGGATCGTCTTTTCCTACATAGGTTCCCGCAATATTATGCAGTCGGTCAGTCGATGAAGACAAGATTTGCTCAGTATGATCAGAAGAAAATACGGATGAGACAACATAACGTCCCGGATACATCAATGCTGCTTCTAATTCGGGTTTATCAGCCCATAATTTTAATTCAGCAATTTTTCCTGTAAGTACATCCATTACATGGAAAATAACTCCTTCAGCTAGTTTTTCATTGATTAAAATGCCTGTATTACTTCTTGTATCCACAAACATTCGCCAAAAAGGAAAGTTAAACGCTCCTGGCTCGGTTTTGTCAGCAGCAAAAACACAAAATACTTCGCTTGGCCTTTCGTCCATCTCTATTTCCGCCACACCAGGTCCCATTCCCTTCACGTTTCCTGAAAAGGCATCCTTTAGTAAATCCTGACCAGCACCATACAGTCCCTGTTCCTTTGCAATTTTAGTTCCCTCTGTAAAGGCATCCCAAGCAATCTTGTGTATTTCGTTATTGTTTACTCCATGAGTATGAGTCATAATTATGTGTATATCGTCTCCCGTGTAGCCGATATAATGATCAATCAACAGACCTTCAGATTTTGAGGATATGATTTCTTTAACCTTTTGAAGTAATTCGTCACTGGGACGAGTATGACCGCCTATGGATCCGATGTCCGCCTTGATAGCTGATACTGTAATTTTAACCATGATTAATTAAAAGAACAGTTGATTAAGTAAGTTTTGGTTGTGAAATTTAATGACTTATTATTTTCGTATAGTAGTAGATAAGCCATGATCGAGTCATAGTTCTTATGAAATATTTTTCAACATGATATAGAAGAATAATTTTAGACATTAAACATATTCTGATGTTGTTTAATATCATATTGTTCCTCATTTGAGTTCGTTAAAACAATAATCTTAAATATTATAATATTGCATTTGATTAAATGAGTTTCTGGAATTCTCCAAATGATGAATGGTTCAAGAGATTTTTTGGAAGAAATAGAGGAACAAGCTGGTTAGGACATAACTATTTTGAAGACATGTTAAGAGACTATGAGGATTTTAGAAAAGAAATGGAAAAAATGTTCCAAGAAGAGTTTAAAGGTATAGAAACCAAGGCCCCTAAAGAACTTGTGAGAGAATACACCACTCCTGAAGGATCAAAGGTCAGAGAAGTGGGTCCTATTGTTTATGGATATTCAATGACAATAGGTCCTGACGGCAAACCTCGTGTAAAAGAATTCGGTAATGTAAAGGCTTCTAAAATGGGAGCTGCCCCAATCTTGAGCCCTGAAAGAGAGCCACTGGTCGACATAACCACCAACGATAAAGAGGTAAAAGTCATAGTTGAAATGCCAGGTGTAAAAAAGGAAAACATAAAAGTAAATGCTTATGATTCATCAGTTGAAATAAGTACAGACGACCCACAAAGAAAGTACCACGAGGTTATCGATTTACCCCCAGAGGCAGACATCGAAACTGCATATTCTAGATATAACAATGGAATTTTGGAAGTTGTTTTCAATAAGAAGCAACAATCAAAACCAAAAGGCAAGGATATAAAAGTAGAATAAACAATATTATTAATTTTATTTATTTATGTATGCATATTTTTCTTTAGTTTTTCATCGTTCTTTGTTTTAATATTGGGACATAAATAATAGGATCTTCCTGTGTCCCAATTGTTTTATTCTACTCATATCCTTACAAATACTTTTTTTACGAGATAACACCATCACGTGAATTCCATGTCTTAATTTAATTATGTTATACCCATCTCACACAAGAATACACCGTATATGTCTATTCGTACCATTGATATCAATATCAATAATGAAAAAAATTGTCTTATATGGCAATGATTTTTCTGTATTCATAACTGTATACAAATTCGAAAATAAATTACCTTTTTTTAAATTAGCGACGAACAACATGATAAGGACAGGGTATTGTGACTAACTAGTTACCCTACATTGCGGAGTCGAGAACAAGAGGCATGGTCAAACGTTTATTGACAAGCAATTCTTCAAAATATTTGAAAATTATCCAAAAAATACTACCCAAAGTTTTGTTTTAATCTATATTTTCAATTCTCTTTGTCTTTTGGTCTAGAGTGTAAAAGTAGTTCATAAGACATATATTTTTCAACAAATTCTCCACCCCTCTGTACTTTTCTCACAGTAGAATCATAATTTGAACGCGTATCGTATAAAAATCGTACAATCGTAAGAGCATTAAATCCCTCTGGATCTATAACTATGCTATCAGGACGAGTTTCATTGATTATTTCCATAACCTTTTCATAATCACACGGATTTTTAACATCTCTGTATCCATTGTTTGGTATCCACATGACATCAAAATAATCTGCATCATTGCCTTTCTCAACTATTATGTGGCTAATTCTTAGCTCCCTATTTTGCATACTCTTTGGTAGTTCATTCAAATATAATCATTTTTCGTTTTCCAATAGTTATGATTGATAATTCCAAAAACTGCTATAAAATACATCAAATGATTAATCCATGTAAATAATAAACTATGTTCCTTTGATATGAACCCTGTGGCAACCCCAAAGGACTGTATGCATATTTAATAAATAGATTATTATAACCAAATCTCAGAAACATCATCCATGTCTATTTTTTCTGGTCCTTTCTTCTTCTCCTACTTCTTCTTCGGTGATTTCTCTTCTTATGGATTTTAATATTTTCTTGTCTTCTTCCTCGGCACTATTCTCGGATTTTCCAACTACATTTGACTCCTCATAGGCATACTCGTTTTCTCCACTATCATTAATCGATGACATGTAAGTGGTTTCACATAGTCATTAATGTATTTTATCTATCTGTCTATTTGTCACGTCTTTCGTCGAGTCTTAATATAGTGTTCTTGATTGTAAACAATTGTTTTTAGTCACCATTTAAAAAATATCTCGACTATCAATCAATTGGACCTTACACTACCAACTAAAAAAATAGAAAAATTTGATTGTTTGGTTCCTGTCCTTCTCCTTCCTATACCTAGCTTACATTAACCTTGAATTCCTCATCGCCTTCTGACTGGGTTGGGTATTTCTTTGGTACATTGATTTCCAGTACTCCATCTTTAACTTTTGCATTAATTTGTGAAGGGATTATTTCTTGGGTAAAAGGTATTTGTCTATGAAATGACTTGTATGACCTCTCACTATAGATATATTTTTTACCTTTTTCCTTTGTTTTCTCTGTTTGAGATCCTGAAATAGTAACAGAATGTTTTGTTGCGTTTACGGCTATTTTTTCCTTGTTTATTCCTGGCACTTCTAAATTTATTTCATATCTGTCTCCTCTATCAATAACGTCGCATACAGGGAGCCTTGTATCTGCGATCCTGTCGAAAAATTCAAAAGGTGTTATTCCTCTTAATGGGGCCAATGAGGATGGCCATGCTTGTTCCATAAAGTTCTGCATATTTTGCATATTTTGCCTAAAAGTTTCAAAAAAATCATCAAAATAGTTTGGGTACGATACACCCGGTGGGCTTTTTATGCTCCCAGATTGGTTTTTGACTTCAATACTTTCTTTGTTTGAAGATGCATTCTTTGAATCATTTTTAGATGATTCAGATGTAGAGGATGATGAAGATGTTGACATACTATCTTTTGGGAGAAGATGTTTATAAAAATTACATATGGTATTAACATAGATAAAATATTAAAAGACAATTCTTCTTGATTTTTTTGAATACGCATATCCGAGGGTTCAGATAACGTTGTTATTTGGATTTTTTTTCAAGATTCCTGCAATGGAATTCTATCAATCACAATTCATTGACCTTTGTTTGTTCCCAAATCTACAATTGCCTTTATAATATCCGTTTTTGTTATTATTCCAACTAGCTCTTGCAATTTGTTTACCACTGGTATTCCACTAATTTGGTTTCCAAGCATTAATCTGGCCGCATTTGTTAAGCTGTCGTGTTGCTCGATAAGTATTAGTGGATTGGATGTCATTATATCTTCTGCTGTGAAGGGCAGCATTCTTATTCTAGAAGACAAATGCCGATTTTCGAATTCTTTTAATCTGTGGCTTGAAATTCCAAAATATTTTCCTTTAGGGATCATATCTCTTGTAGTTATTATGCCTATAGGTTTATTTTCGCGCACTACAATTACTCGCGATATATTGTATTGAGTCAACAATTCTGGTATACTATTTGCATTTTCTTCGGGTCTTACGGCAATTACCTTTTGAGTCATATAGTCATGTGTAGTAAAATTACCTATATCACGGCTAGCAATTAGTGCTATCAAATCTGTCTTCGTAATTATCTTTTTTGCATTATTTTCTTCATCTACAAGCAATAAAGAGCTGATATTTTTATCAAGCATAAGTTGTGCACAGATCCCTAGTGAAAAATTCTTGTGAACAGCATATAATTCGGGTTTCTTATTTTGGAGTAACTCCTGTAATTTTATCTCTCCTAATCTGCGTTTATCAAACTGATGCGATGACAAGAAGTTTGCTATATCCTTTTCGGTAACAATACCAATTGCTTTTTTGTCCGGAAGTGAAGAGTCAAATACAACAATTCTCTTTATATTATATTTTAGCATAGTATTTCTTACGTCAAGAAATGTATTGTCTGGTCCTAAAGATACAATCGGTTTAGCAACATGAAACGCGTTTATTATAAAGCTGTCGTTTGTGTTTCGTGACACAGGAAAAAAAGTATTATTTTAAGATAAAAAGATTTATGCACTATATTTTGGGTTTGATATATATTTTTATATTTAAATACGCTCAGATAATCAACAAATGTCACTCAAGAAGAATGAAAACGGAAAGATACTTCTAAAAGCCGGAGATGTTAGCAGACCTTTAATTTCGATAGATCAGGACAAAATGATATTGGATCTTAGAGATATTATTTTAAAATACAATATAAGAAGAATAGGAGTATCAAGTAATGATAAAATTATTGGTATCGTTACTGAGAAAGATCTATTTAATTTTTTATACATGAATTCTACCAACAGAAAATTACTGAGTGAAATACCTATTAAAGATCTGCTCAAGAACCCAAATCAGTTGATCACAGTTAATAAAGATAGTTCAATTCAGTTTTGCGCTAAATCTATGCTCAACAACAACATCAGTTCTTTACTTGTAACCAGTGGTGATGGAGGTCAAATAAAAGAAATAATTACAAAATCTGATATAGTTGAGATATTTGCGTATCACTGTTCGGGTTTCTTTTCTGTTAAAGAATGCATGACGAGCAAAGTAATTACAGCTGCTCCTGATGATAATATCAATTTCGTTTCTGATCTTTTGCAGGCTCATAAGATATCTAGAATAGTAATTGTTAAAGATAATTTTCCGGTAGGAATTGTTACTTTGAAGGATTTTTTTCCTGCAAGTATATTTTATGGAATAAATTTTGCATCAAAGTTTCCATCGTCAAGTTCTGACGAATCTAAACAACAACAAAAAAAACCGAGAATGAAAACATCCGATATAAAATCGTTCCTAATTGCCAGTGACATAATGACTCCTCAACCTCTTTTAATGGATGAAGATGATGACATAGCTGACGCAGCAAGGATAATGATAGGGCATAGAATCAGCGGACTGCCAGTAATCAATAATAAAATGATCCTGACAGGAATTGTAACTAAAACCGATATTCTAAAATCTTTAGTAAAGATTTACTAAAGATTTACATGGATTTACAAACCAGGTAGACTAATTGTTGATACCGCTATAACTCCATACTTTATTTCTTTGTATAATTACCCGGGAAAACTAAATACACGAGTTACAAATAGTCGATCATCGAAAATTATCTTTGACTGAACTTATTTTTCCTCCGAGCTATCAGAAGTGTCTGGAAGAATGTCTTTTATCGAATCGTGAGCAATCTTCTTTCTAGGTTTCTTCGATAATTTCTTTGGTCTAAAAACTGCACCCATATTTTTATTTGTATTATGAAAATATTAAACGTTACCATGTCTTGTTTTTTTTGTTATGACAGTTAGAGTATCGAACATTATATTCTTATTTATGACAGAGTGGTCATTATGCAATGTAATTAAGAGATCGTTGGAATTGCCAATTTCACCATAAAAAGAAGGAGAAGGGGAATTTATTGTCTATAGTTATATGTATATACAATTTGGGAAATCATAATGCGTGTTTTATTTGCAATAATTATATTGATACATATGTTTTATAAGGATCACCTACTCAAAAAAACTCAATTATTTGCTTTGTCTTACTCTGATGTGAATGTATCATAGATTGAAGGACTGTTTCTGCTTGCTAAGGTAATTGAAAGTCAAAGCTAGTATTATCATTTCATAAAGTACTTGAAGTTAACTTTTTGACATTAAATTTACCTTCAACAAAAACAGGTTCATCGATTCCCCAGCTCCACTTTTTTGTAGGTTTTATCCGAATATACCTAGATTGTGGATGATCCGTATTAGACATGTAACCTCCTTGACGATCTACCGTATCTGCCATGCCATAAATTCTAATACCACGTGGTTCCCAAGGTTTGACAGATTCTAAATCATCTATTACTAGGGCGACTTTTTTATTTACTAAGACGTTTTTGTATTTGGTAGATTTAAGAATATTCATTCCGCCCACGTAGAAGTACTCGCCATCAAAATCAAAACCAACGGGTACTACATCTGGCTGACAACTTTCAATATCTGAAGGAGAGAATGAACAAGAGGTAGCTATTCGTGCAAGTCTCTGTGACTTGATATATTCTATTTCTCTTTCTGTAAACAAATATTATCTACAGACAGATGATTAGTCTTAGATGCATATAAAACTACCCTGAGAACAACAAATGTTAGCAATTTCTTTATTTTGTATGTATAATGAGCATCTAGCTTGATTTCGTTACTATCATAGAGAGCTTTATCTGATCAGATATCGCTTCATATGAACAAAATAGTCACCTTATTATTACGACGAGTACTTTATATTTTATGATACTTTACCAGATACACTTCTAAGCGTTAATTTTCGCTCATCCATGCAACCGTTACTTCCAATATTCACTAAATCCATCATATTATCTTTGATGTATTACACAACAATCTTGACCAAGAGATCAAAATAAACAATAGGCGATTCGATACTTATTTCCTTAATTGATTTGTATTTCATTTTCTTTTCTTCAGTATTCTTCTCCATCAAGATTCTAATATCCTAATAAATACTTTCAATACAGCAGCCATCGAAAATTGGTTTCTTACCCACATTTTCAGAGATTATTCTGACTAAAACGCCCTTTGTCAAAGGTAATTCTTAGATTACATGGAGTATCACTATTTTGATGTCCTTTTATTTTAAAATGTGTTAATAGAGATGATGATAATGATGATTATCTAATAAAATTATTAAAAAACCAAAAACGCGAAATTTCATCCTTCAATTGGTTCTCTGGAATTGGGAGGTTACCACCTGTTATTACATCAGAAAGTAAATCTTTACTTTCAACCAAATATCTAAAAATGTCTTTATCAGTTATGATTCCTGCTAATTTGTCATTTTCCAGGATTATAATCCTCCTTATTTTTTTCTCATACATTAATTTCATGGCATCCATTACTGTTGCATTTGAATGCAACGTGATTAAAGGATGGCTCATATGTTCTCTCACGGGAACTACCAATTGATGTGGTTGTAACATACCAATTGATTTTATGACATCTCTTTCAGTAATGATTCCAATTGGATTGCGTGAATTAAGATCATCTACAATGACTACCGAACCGATATCGTTATTAGACATAATTCTAGAAATCCCAATCAAATTCGTGCTCTGGTCGGCTACTATGATATTTTTAGTCATTAAACTAGAGATTGCGATGGAATCGAGGCTCATATGAATTTGATCTAATTAAAGTATATAAAAATGCTTTTTCTATGTTTTGACTTTGTCTACAATCATTAGCAATATATAATAATCTAGTGTACTAATGGACAATCTAGAAGTG
Coding sequences:
- a CDS encoding glycoside hydrolase family 130 protein, which produces MYNNIIIVYENGILKRYPKNPILTPNKSNWWESQAVFNCATLYDGNKVHMLYRAIGEYENYISRIGYASSRDGYSFKRRNKIAFDPILDYEQFGIEDPRLSKIEDKTYVTYVVLSQHVKAGPAVSTALAAVNKDYSHFERLGIITSKEMDNKDVVLFPEKLPSKLNKGGKSFFSLHRPSSWVGKAYGVDSPSIWLGESSQLTTVEEHTLLMKPEFEWEQLKIGAGPPPLKTKYGWLVIYHGVSLDRIYSAGAAILDLNNPAKIVCRCNKPILTPTTEYEKSGDVDNVVFPTGLCNIDGELFLYYGGADKVCCLATAELDDLIQYIFQNNEI
- a CDS encoding universal stress protein, coding for MATLKPSILVPYDATELSIKALDKAVEIATNMNYTILLLYIIDDASFCPSKMEKFISNQKDFEKAKKYFVKSIREGADKHLFQLVNKIKEKNKTKEKESFIKYIIRVGHPADEILSVSKDPNIRLIVMGTSGSLKKRHNRRGVGSISRWISEVASCPVVLMR
- a CDS encoding glycosyltransferase family 4 protein, which produces MSVDAYLKPKVLMVSTEYPPITGGVGRYTSNLVKALKEIGVEVYVLCNEKGNGDFFGLEPLNENNSQVILDVVNAIKPDIVHIQLEHGLYGFKQVFKKNSNKPITNIEDFYEKCPIPIVTTFHSAYPFKQWLRISKLLYRQQNDILNTKSINPIDKIKEYWKALSTYYVFNKANKIKLKKSNANIVFSEYLANLISDGEISTVDTTNSDLEKNKIFVIYHGAEPILSVPPEKIQARRKFSLPIDRKIGLLFGFATNTKGWDILNKLNIPNNWTIVINQSKNLYGSGKSTPIRILDDPDSKIKQDSNNKDQKIINLNQGFLSDNDLSTLFYSCDIAILPYTVTSGSGVLFDALAHGLPFVATNLGFFKEFEKKGLGITVKRKPYEFERAIKKLEANYSDYVRKVEEFKSELKWTNIARQHLKIYIKSMSEGKKSTAL
- the fbp gene encoding fructose-1,6-bisphosphate aldolase/phosphatase; the protein is MVKITVSAIKADIGSIGGHTRPSDELLQKVKEIISSKSEGLLIDHYIGYTGDDIHIIMTHTHGVNNNEIHKIAWDAFTEGTKIAKEQGLYGAGQDLLKDAFSGNVKGMGPGVAEIEMDERPSEVFCVFAADKTEPGAFNFPFWRMFVDTRSNTGILINEKLAEGVIFHVMDVLTGKIAELKLWADKPELEAALMYPGRYVVSSVFSSDHTEQILSSSTDRLHNIAGTYVGKDDPISIVRTQKNFPATEEAGSAFNNPHYVAGNTRGSHHMPLMPVKLNSPASINYAIPIVSCLVFSMHNGKLVGPHDGFGTVDWDLQRFWAAERAMIIRNQGFIHPATLVPDELEYNKGYEARMKKLDEKFR
- the hsp20 gene encoding archaeal heat shock protein Hsp20, which translates into the protein MSFWNSPNDEWFKRFFGRNRGTSWLGHNYFEDMLRDYEDFRKEMEKMFQEEFKGIETKAPKELVREYTTPEGSKVREVGPIVYGYSMTIGPDGKPRVKEFGNVKASKMGAAPILSPEREPLVDITTNDKEVKVIVEMPGVKKENIKVNAYDSSVEISTDDPQRKYHEVIDLPPEADIETAYSRYNNGILEVVFNKKQQSKPKGKDIKVE
- a CDS encoding Hsp20/alpha crystallin family protein, with protein sequence MSTSSSSSTSESSKNDSKNASSNKESIEVKNQSGSIKSPPGVSYPNYFDDFFETFRQNMQNMQNFMEQAWPSSLAPLRGITPFEFFDRIADTRLPVCDVIDRGDRYEINLEVPGINKEKIAVNATKHSVTISGSQTEKTKEKGKKYIYSERSYKSFHRQIPFTQEIIPSQINAKVKDGVLEINVPKKYPTQSEGDEEFKVNVS
- a CDS encoding CBS domain-containing protein translates to MSRNTNDSFIINAFHVAKPIVSLGPDNTFLDVRNTMLKYNIKRIVVFDSSLPDKKAIGIVTEKDIANFLSSHQFDKRRLGEIKLQELLQNKKPELYAVHKNFSLGICAQLMLDKNISSLLLVDEENNAKKIITKTDLIALIASRDIGNFTTHDYMTQKVIAVRPEENANSIPELLTQYNISRVIVVRENKPIGIITTRDMIPKGKYFGISSHRLKEFENRHLSSRIRMLPFTAEDIMTSNPLILIEQHDSLTNAARLMLGNQISGIPVVNKLQELVGIITKTDIIKAIVDLGTNKGQ
- a CDS encoding CBS domain-containing protein translates to MSLKKNENGKILLKAGDVSRPLISIDQDKMILDLRDIILKYNIRRIGVSSNDKIIGIVTEKDLFNFLYMNSTNRKLLSEIPIKDLLKNPNQLITVNKDSSIQFCAKSMLNNNISSLLVTSGDGGQIKEIITKSDIVEIFAYHCSGFFSVKECMTSKVITAAPDDNINFVSDLLQAHKISRIVIVKDNFPVGIVTLKDFFPASIFYGINFASKFPSSSSDESKQQQKKPRMKTSDIKSFLIASDIMTPQPLLMDEDDDIADAARIMIGHRISGLPVINNKMILTGIVTKTDILKSLVKIY
- a CDS encoding PPOX class F420-dependent oxidoreductase translates to MFTEREIEYIKSQRLARIATSCSFSPSDIESCQPDVVPVGFDFDGEYFYVGGMNILKSTKYKNVLVNKKVALVIDDLESVKPWEPRGIRIYGMADTVDRQGGYMSNTDHPQSRYIRIKPTKKWSWGIDEPVFVEGKFNVKKLTSSTL
- a CDS encoding CBS domain-containing protein is translated as MSLDSIAISSLMTKNIIVADQSTNLIGISRIMSNNDIGSVVIVDDLNSRNPIGIITERDVIKSIGMLQPHQLVVPVREHMSHPLITLHSNATVMDAMKLMYEKKIRRIIILENDKLAGIITDKDIFRYLVESKDLLSDVITGGNLPIPENQLKDEISRFWFFNNFIR